Proteins encoded within one genomic window of Panicum virgatum strain AP13 chromosome 1N, P.virgatum_v5, whole genome shotgun sequence:
- the LOC120656306 gene encoding high-affinity nitrate transporter-activating protein 2.1-like — MARRQGAVVVSLLAAVLLGACLPAPAAAGVHLSTLPMAFAVTASTKPGQVLHSGVDKLTVTWSLNTTEPAGADDAYKSVTVKLCYALVSQKDRGWRKSNDDLKKDKACQFKVTQQAYAAGARGSFEYTVARDVPTASYYVRAYALDASGTQVAYGQTGPAAAFDVVGITGIHASIKVAAGVFSAFSVAALAFFFVVENRKKNK, encoded by the exons ATGGCTCGGCGACAAGGCGCCGTGGTGGTCTCGTTGCTAGCGGCGGTGCTTCTCGGCGCCTgcctgccggcgccggccgccgccggggtgcaCCTCTCCACGCTGCCCATGGCGTTCGCCGTCACCGCCTCCACCAAACCCGGCCAAG TTCTGCACTCCGGCGTGGACAAGCTCACGGTGACGTGGTCCCTGAACACGACCgagcccgccggcgccgacgacgccTACAAGAGCGTCACGGTGAAGCTGTGCTACGCGCTGGTGAGCCAGAAGGACCGCGGGTGGCGCAAGTCCAACGACGACCTCAAGAAGGACAAGGCGTGCCAGTTCAAGGTCACCCAGCAGgcctacgccgccggcgcccgcggcagCTTCGAGTACACCGTCGCCCGCGACGTCCCCACGGCCTCCTACTACGTGCGCGCCTACGCGCTCGACGCGTCCGGCACGCAGGTGGCCTACGGCCAgaccggccccgccgccgccttcgacgTCGTCGGCATCACGGGCATCCACGCCTCCATcaaggtcgccgccggcgtgttCTCGGCCTTCTccgtcgccgcgctcgccttcttcttcgtgGTCGAGAaccgcaagaagaacaagtag
- the LOC120656307 gene encoding high-affinity nitrate transporter-activating protein 2.1-like: protein MARQGGPVSLSLLLVVLLLGACLPAPAAAGVLLSTLPKALAVTASPKPGQLLHSGVDKLTVTWSLNTTEPAGADAAYKNVNVKLCYALVSQKDRGWRKSNDDLKKDKACQFKVTQQAYAAGARGSFEYNVARDVPTASYYVRAYALDASGTQVAYGQTGPAAAFDVVGITGIHTSIKVAAGVFSAFSVAALAFFFVIENRKKNK from the exons ATGGCTCGGCAAGGCGGTCCCGTCTCGCTgtcgctgctgctggtggtgctgctCCTCGGCGCCTgcctgccggcgccggccgccgcgggggtGCTCCTCTCCACGCTGCCCAAGGCGCTCGCCGTCACCGCCTCCCCCAAGCCCGGCCAAC TTCTGCACTCCGGCGTGGACAAGCTCACGGTGACATGGTCCCTGAACACGACTgagcccgccggcgccgacgccgcctaCAAGAACGTGAATGTGAAGCTGTGCTACGCGCTGGTGAGCCAGAAGGACCGCGGGTGGCGCAAGTCCAACGACGACCTCAAGAAGGACAAGGCGTGCCAGTTCAAGGTCACCCAGCAGgcctacgccgccggcgcccgcggcagCTTCGAGTACAACGTCGCCCGCGACGTTCCCACGGCCTCCTACTACGTGCGCGCCTACGCGCTCGACGCCTCGGGCACGCAGGTGGCCTACGGACAGactggccccgccgccgccttcgacgTCGTCGGCATCACGGGCATCCACACCTCCATAaaggtcgccgccggcgtgttCTCGGCCTTCTccgtcgccgcgctcgccttcttcttcgtcatcgAGAaccgcaagaagaacaagtag
- the LOC120656308 gene encoding serine/threonine-protein kinase AFC2-like isoform X1 translates to MECIAEMPPAPLDRRPRKRQRLGWDVGPAEMHQVQLGLCGQEVVNAISAVALGLSSGGIVSSQLNQGQPREGSPPLRDDDKDGHYVFAVGDNLTPRYKINAKMGEGTFGQVLECWDKERKEMVAIKIIRGIKKYRDAAMIEIGMLEQLGKYDESRSSCVQIRNWFDYRNHICIVFERLGPSLYDFLRKNNYRSFPIALVREVAKQLLECIAFMHELRLIHTDLKPENILLVSPEYIKVPDYKVSSRSPKDGSYYKRLPKSSAIKVIDFGSTTYDQQDQSYVVSTRHYRAPEVILGLGWSYPCDIWSVGCILVELCTGEALFQTHENLEHLAMMERVFGPLPYHMLKRADRHSEKYIRKGRLNWPEGCTSRESMKAVMKLPRLQNLVMQNVDQSAGDFIDLLQGLLKYDPANRMTAQEALRHPFVTEGFERRR, encoded by the exons ATGGAGTGCATCGCCGAGAtgccgcccgcgccgctggACCGCCGCCCGCGCAAGCGGCAGCGTCTGGGGTGGGACGTCGGTCCCGCCGAGATGCATCAG GTTCAGCTTGGACTTTGTGGGCAAGAAGTTGTGAATGCCATAAGTGCTGTGGCATTGGGTCTCTCTTCAGGTGGTATTGTCTCCTCTCAGCTCAACCAAGGGCAGCCTCGTGAGGGTTCCCCTCCACTGAGAGATGATGACAAGGATGGGCATTATGTGTTTGCTGTTGGAGATAACCTTACACCTCGCT ATAAGATCAATGCAAAAATGGGTGAAG GTACCTTTGGTCAGGTGTTGGAGTGTTGGGACAAGGAAAGGAAAGAAATGGTGGCTATTAAGATCATCAGAGGCATTAAGAAGTACAGGGATGCTGCAATGATAGAAATTGGCATGCTCGAGCAGCTTGGTAAATACGATGAAAGTAGATCCAG TTGTGTTCAAATTCGGAACTGGTTTGACTATCGTAACCATATCTGTATT GTCTTTGAGAGGCTTGGACCAAGCTTATATGATTTTCTCCGGAAAAACAATTACCGCTCATTCCCAATTGCCCTAGTTCGGGAGGTTGCCAAACAACTGTTGGAATGTATAGCAT TTATGCATGAATTGCGCCTCATACACACTGATTTGAAGCCTGAGAACATTCTTCTTGTTTCTCCGGAGTACATTAAAGTGCCTGATTACAAA GTTTCATCCCGATCACCAAAAGATGGATCCTATTACAAGCGGTTGCCAAAGTCTAGTGCTATCAAGGTGATTGATTTTGGTAGCACTACCTATGATCAACAGGATCAAAGTTATGTGGTATCCACCAGGCATTATCGGGCTCCAGAAGTTATATTGG GACTTGGATGGAGTTACCCATGTGATATCTGGAGTGTTGGTTGTATTCTTGTTGAGCTTTGCACG GGAGAGGCATTGTTCCAGACTCATGAAAACTTGGAACATCTGGCTATGATGGAGAGGGTTTTTGGACCTTTGCCATACCATATGCTTAAGAGGGCAGA TCGCCACTCTGAGAAATACATCAGAAAAGGACGTCTGAATTGGCCTGAGGGTTGTACTTCGCGGGAGAGCATGAAAGCTGTGATGAAACTGCCCAGACTCCAG AATCTGGTGATGCAAAATGTGGATCAGTCAGCTGGGGATTTCATCGACCTTTTGCAAGGGCTGCTCAAGTATGATCCAGCAAACCGCATGACCGCACAGGAGGCGCTGAGGCACCCCTTCGTCACAGAAGGATTTGAGCGAAGAAGATGA
- the LOC120656308 gene encoding serine/threonine-protein kinase AFC1-like isoform X2: MKVDPVMHELRLIHTDLKPENILLVSPEYIKVPDYKVSSRSPKDGSYYKRLPKSSAIKVIDFGSTTYDQQDQSYVVSTRHYRAPEVILGLGWSYPCDIWSVGCILVELCTGEALFQTHENLEHLAMMERVFGPLPYHMLKRADRHSEKYIRKGRLNWPEGCTSRESMKAVMKLPRLQNLVMQNVDQSAGDFIDLLQGLLKYDPANRMTAQEALRHPFVTEGFERRR, from the exons ATGAAAGTAGATCCAG TTATGCATGAATTGCGCCTCATACACACTGATTTGAAGCCTGAGAACATTCTTCTTGTTTCTCCGGAGTACATTAAAGTGCCTGATTACAAA GTTTCATCCCGATCACCAAAAGATGGATCCTATTACAAGCGGTTGCCAAAGTCTAGTGCTATCAAGGTGATTGATTTTGGTAGCACTACCTATGATCAACAGGATCAAAGTTATGTGGTATCCACCAGGCATTATCGGGCTCCAGAAGTTATATTGG GACTTGGATGGAGTTACCCATGTGATATCTGGAGTGTTGGTTGTATTCTTGTTGAGCTTTGCACG GGAGAGGCATTGTTCCAGACTCATGAAAACTTGGAACATCTGGCTATGATGGAGAGGGTTTTTGGACCTTTGCCATACCATATGCTTAAGAGGGCAGA TCGCCACTCTGAGAAATACATCAGAAAAGGACGTCTGAATTGGCCTGAGGGTTGTACTTCGCGGGAGAGCATGAAAGCTGTGATGAAACTGCCCAGACTCCAG AATCTGGTGATGCAAAATGTGGATCAGTCAGCTGGGGATTTCATCGACCTTTTGCAAGGGCTGCTCAAGTATGATCCAGCAAACCGCATGACCGCACAGGAGGCGCTGAGGCACCCCTTCGTCACAGAAGGATTTGAGCGAAGAAGATGA
- the LOC120656311 gene encoding rhodanese-like domain-containing protein 11, chloroplastic, with amino-acid sequence MAAPPLGLAHRFAGVFTSPVVARSDSRPRGLRPVLLPSKRWSGVVRMGAVVGGGQEGEEDEELRQTKEQAAAGRRWETLIREQKIKTLTPREAGYTFKLTDKALLDVRPSNERQKAWVKGSTWIPIFDVDTSVDLGGLSKKVSNFVMGGWWSGSSTLSFNKNFVQQVEEKFSKDTDIILVCQKGLRSLAACEQLYNAGFENLFWVQGGLEAAEEEDFEREGSQPFKLAAIGGVSEFFGWTDQQRRQAAKEGLGYRLVFTGRLVGALVLLDTLFLGAQRIGPLLQELQSR; translated from the exons ATGGCAGCGCCACCTCTCGGCCTCGCCCACCGGTTCGCCGGCGTCTTCACCTCCCCGGTCGTGGCGCGTTCCGACTCCCGCCCCCGAGGTCTCCGTCCTGTTCTCCTACCTTCAAAG AGATGGAGCGGGGTGGTGAGGATGGgggcggtggtcggagggggtcAGGAGGGGGAAGAGGACGAGGAGCTGAGGCAGACCAaggagcaggccgccgccgggaggcggTGGGAGACCCTG ATCAGGGAGCAGAAAATTAAAACCCTTACACCTAGGGAAGCTGGTTATACGTTCAAACTGACGGACAAGGCCCTTTTGGATGTCAGGCCCTCAAATGAGCGTCAAAAG GCCTGGGTGAAAGGCTCTACCTGGATTCCTATATTTGACGTGGACACATCGGTTGATCTGGGCGGACTTAGCAAGAAAGTTAGCAACTTCGTAATGG GTGGCTGGTGGAGTGGCAGCTCAACATTGTCATTCAATAA GAACTTTGTACAGCAGGTTGAGGAGAAGTTTTCAAAAGACACAGATATAATACTAGTGTGCCAGAAAGGACTTAG ATCACTCGCCGCTTGTGAACAGCTGTACAATGctggttttgaaaatttgtTTTGGGTTCAAGGAGGCCTGGAAGCTGCTGAAGAGGAG GATTTTGAGAGGGAAGGTTCCCAGCCTTTCAAGCTTGCTGCTATTGGAGGGGTCTCTGAATTCTTTGG GTGGACCGACCAGCAACGCAGACAGGCTGCAAAGGAAGGGCTGGGATACCGCCTGGTCTTCACTGGCCGCCTG GTCGGAGCACTGGTGCTGCTTGATACTTTGTTCTTAGGTGCTCAAAGGATCGGCCCTCTGCTTCAAGAACTGCAGTCCCGTTGA